Proteins found in one Paenibacillus borealis genomic segment:
- a CDS encoding ABC transporter substrate-binding protein, protein MKRKTNNLLGCLLLAVALMLPACSSAPATSGNESSSNNEKTTASANVGTTEATTETAEPAASEAVAADTAATDLPSKDITGEVTVWAFNEQVFEEIGKAFMAEYPGIKLKTVVMPFADLHDKLQTTIAAGSGAPDVAEVEMYQLNRYMAGHVLENLLEEPYNAGKYKDLVTPFNWERWMTPDSSELLGMPWDMTPGVYYYRADIFEELGLPSDPAELGEYMQDEENFLNLVQILKANGKYFMEWSDGPVVWAGDEVGYFDKDMNWTRNTDKMVNILDITKRGQQLGWAPHIGYGSDEGKQLVLKGDLVGVVSGSFGARGLQETFPELAGKWKVTRLPVGINVGMGGSSFVIPAQSKNKEAAWAYIQWSMRSENAWKIWTKHSIQPGYKDISSLDWYASTKNEYLGGQEEFKLYEQLSNDIPVKHLTPVDNKGWEIFIAAIGDALAKNTDSKTVIQKIGDDVMAQASKEIAAFKKAMQE, encoded by the coding sequence ATGAAGAGAAAGACAAACAATCTGCTGGGGTGTCTCTTATTGGCGGTTGCATTAATGCTGCCAGCCTGCAGCAGCGCGCCGGCCACATCAGGAAATGAAAGTTCATCTAACAACGAAAAAACGACTGCATCCGCTAATGTAGGAACCACGGAAGCAACTACAGAAACGGCGGAACCGGCAGCATCCGAAGCCGTGGCGGCCGATACGGCAGCGACCGATTTGCCTAGTAAGGATATTACGGGCGAAGTAACCGTATGGGCCTTTAATGAACAGGTTTTCGAAGAAATCGGGAAGGCGTTCATGGCTGAATATCCGGGCATCAAGCTGAAGACCGTGGTTATGCCGTTTGCCGATCTTCATGACAAGCTGCAGACAACCATTGCTGCAGGCAGCGGGGCGCCGGATGTGGCGGAAGTGGAGATGTATCAGCTTAACCGTTATATGGCCGGCCATGTGCTGGAGAATCTGCTGGAGGAGCCATATAATGCCGGCAAATACAAGGATCTGGTCACGCCTTTCAACTGGGAACGCTGGATGACACCGGACAGCTCCGAGCTGCTCGGGATGCCCTGGGATATGACACCGGGGGTTTATTACTACCGCGCGGATATTTTTGAAGAGCTGGGTTTGCCCAGTGACCCGGCTGAGCTTGGGGAGTACATGCAGGATGAGGAGAATTTCCTGAACCTGGTGCAAATTTTGAAAGCTAATGGCAAGTACTTCATGGAATGGAGCGACGGTCCGGTGGTCTGGGCTGGCGATGAGGTCGGCTATTTCGATAAAGATATGAACTGGACCCGCAATACGGACAAAATGGTCAACATTCTGGATATCACCAAACGCGGACAACAGCTGGGCTGGGCGCCGCATATCGGCTACGGCTCGGATGAAGGCAAACAGCTTGTACTGAAAGGTGATCTGGTCGGCGTGGTCTCCGGTTCGTTCGGTGCACGCGGTCTGCAGGAAACCTTCCCTGAATTGGCTGGCAAATGGAAGGTTACCCGCCTGCCGGTCGGCATTAACGTAGGTATGGGCGGCTCCAGCTTCGTAATTCCGGCGCAGAGCAAGAACAAGGAAGCGGCATGGGCTTATATCCAGTGGAGCATGAGAAGCGAGAATGCCTGGAAGATCTGGACCAAGCATTCCATTCAACCGGGCTACAAGGATATTTCCAGTCTTGACTGGTACGCCAGCACCAAGAATGAATATCTGGGCGGCCAGGAGGAATTCAAGCTGTACGAACAGCTCAGCAACGATATTCCAGTCAAGCACCTGACCCCTGTGGATAATAAAGGCTGGGAAATCTTCATTGCGGCGATCGGCGATGCGCTGGCCAAAAACACGGATTCCAAGACGGTCATTCAGAAAATCGGCGACGACGTGATGGCTCAGGCCTCCAAGGAAATCGCTGCCTTTAAGAAAGCAATGCAGGAATAA
- a CDS encoding alpha-L-arabinofuranosidase C-terminal domain-containing protein produces the protein MILLLAAGAAAYFWSSNEEPDLLQSAQQTAEPGEEPAAATPAVVSRSERSYDLTVDTVNPGAEISPMLYGAFFEEINHAGDGGLYAELISNRSFEDNPDTLFHWWVEETGGSTGKLSLSDSGLLNEVQTRAMAITVTAAAEGGAVSAVNNGYWGIAVTEGASYRLNFYARPEPGEELPLRITLESADGKQIYAEQVVSVLKEGWNQYSYTLISSGTAANARIVFSASRAGTLYLDMVSLFPETWKGRENGLRIDLAGKVAAMKPSFVRFPGGCFVEGKTPLDAYRWKTTIGPVESRPGHSAYWNYRSSDGLGFHEYLQWAEDLQAEPLYVAYIGISHDGDPIAKANTVPLAEIQPWIQDVLDAIEYANGPVTGEWGALRAANGHPEPFQLKYVEIGNENNFQLSEYAQRYGLFYQAIKDKYPDMNIIANTALEGEPIEIIDEHYYESAEWFMNNANRYDTYDRSGPGIYVGEYAVTKGAGEGNLNAAIGEAAFMVGMERNSDIVKMSSYAPLFVNAKDRTWNPDAIVFDSASSYGTPSYHVQQLFGSNKGDVVLPAVLTAAGSADAAVKQSIQGAIGLGSWSTQVEYSDVRVAKGDEVLFEDDFSADSGGWTVKSGSWEQSEGTFRQSSSDIDVRAVAGDASWSDYTLTLRARKTGGAEGMLIMFGAKDDDTFYWWNLGGWCNTQSAIEKSVGGSRSVIGQTVPVSIETGRWYDIRIELSGGNIRTYLDDRLIQEIDDNSSHGPLFQTASRDLATGEIIVKVVNAGEAAQRTHITFAGLAAKRLTGTSTVLQSEELSDENSFTQPDRIAPAVQTIQVNDGSLEYEFPKYSVTVLRLKEGGG, from the coding sequence GTGATTCTGCTTCTTGCTGCCGGTGCAGCGGCATACTTCTGGTCTTCAAACGAAGAGCCGGACTTATTGCAGTCCGCTCAGCAGACAGCTGAACCCGGAGAAGAACCGGCTGCAGCAACGCCGGCCGTGGTCAGCCGCAGTGAACGCTCTTATGACTTAACTGTGGATACAGTGAATCCGGGAGCGGAGATCAGCCCGATGCTGTATGGTGCTTTTTTTGAAGAAATTAACCATGCCGGCGACGGCGGGCTGTATGCAGAGCTGATCTCCAACCGGTCCTTTGAAGACAATCCGGATACCTTATTTCATTGGTGGGTAGAGGAAACAGGCGGGAGCACAGGCAAGCTGTCCCTCAGTGATTCCGGTCTGCTGAATGAGGTGCAGACCAGGGCTATGGCTATAACAGTAACTGCTGCCGCTGAAGGCGGAGCCGTATCTGCAGTGAATAACGGGTATTGGGGAATCGCGGTGACTGAAGGAGCCAGCTACAGGCTGAACTTCTATGCGAGACCTGAACCGGGGGAAGAGCTGCCGCTGCGGATTACACTGGAGAGCGCGGACGGGAAGCAGATCTATGCAGAGCAGGTGGTCAGCGTACTGAAAGAAGGGTGGAATCAATATTCATATACCTTGATCTCCTCGGGTACGGCTGCAAATGCAAGAATTGTCTTCTCCGCTTCCAGGGCAGGAACACTGTATCTGGACATGGTCTCCCTGTTTCCGGAAACCTGGAAGGGCCGGGAGAACGGGCTGCGGATAGACCTCGCCGGGAAGGTAGCTGCGATGAAGCCTTCATTCGTCCGCTTCCCGGGAGGCTGCTTCGTTGAAGGGAAAACGCCGCTGGATGCTTACCGCTGGAAGACAACCATCGGGCCGGTGGAGTCGCGGCCGGGTCACAGCGCCTACTGGAACTACCGTTCCTCTGACGGGCTGGGCTTCCACGAGTATCTGCAGTGGGCGGAGGATTTGCAGGCAGAGCCTTTGTATGTAGCTTATATCGGAATCTCGCATGACGGGGACCCTATTGCCAAGGCCAATACTGTTCCGCTTGCTGAAATTCAGCCCTGGATACAGGATGTACTGGATGCGATCGAATATGCGAACGGTCCGGTAACAGGGGAATGGGGGGCGCTGCGGGCGGCAAACGGGCACCCGGAGCCTTTTCAGCTGAAATATGTAGAGATCGGCAACGAGAATAACTTCCAGTTAAGTGAATATGCACAGCGCTACGGCCTGTTCTATCAGGCAATTAAGGATAAGTACCCGGACATGAACATCATTGCCAATACTGCCCTGGAAGGCGAGCCGATTGAGATCATTGATGAGCATTACTATGAATCGGCGGAATGGTTCATGAACAATGCAAACCGGTATGACACGTATGACCGCAGCGGTCCCGGTATCTATGTCGGCGAGTATGCGGTAACCAAAGGTGCAGGCGAAGGTAATCTTAATGCGGCGATTGGCGAGGCAGCTTTCATGGTAGGGATGGAACGGAATTCCGATATTGTGAAAATGTCGTCTTATGCGCCGCTGTTTGTCAACGCGAAGGACCGCACCTGGAATCCGGATGCGATTGTGTTTGATTCTGCATCCAGCTACGGGACTCCGTCTTATCATGTTCAGCAGCTGTTCGGAAGCAACAAGGGCGATGTTGTTCTGCCGGCGGTTCTCACGGCTGCCGGCTCAGCGGATGCCGCGGTGAAGCAGTCTATTCAGGGAGCCATTGGCCTGGGCAGCTGGTCCACGCAGGTAGAATATAGTGATGTGCGTGTTGCCAAGGGGGATGAGGTGCTGTTCGAAGATGACTTCAGTGCGGATTCCGGAGGCTGGACTGTGAAAAGCGGAAGCTGGGAGCAGTCCGAAGGAACATTCAGGCAGAGCAGCAGTGACATTGATGTGCGGGCGGTCGCCGGAGATGCCTCCTGGAGCGATTATACGCTGACCCTCAGAGCCAGAAAGACCGGCGGAGCGGAAGGCATGCTGATCATGTTCGGAGCCAAGGATGACGATACGTTCTACTGGTGGAATCTCGGCGGCTGGTGCAATACGCAAAGTGCCATTGAGAAATCCGTCGGCGGTTCACGTTCCGTCATCGGCCAGACAGTCCCTGTAAGCATCGAAACCGGCAGATGGTACGACATCCGCATTGAATTATCAGGCGGCAATATCCGCACCTATCTGGATGACAGGCTTATTCAGGAGATCGATGACAATAGCTCTCATGGACCGTTGTTCCAGACCGCCAGCCGTGATCTTGCCACGGGTGAGATTATCGTCAAGGTCGTCAACGCAGGTGAAGCTGCCCAGCGTACGCATATAACCTTTGCAGGCCTTGCCGCAAAACGGCTGACAGGGACATCCACCGTGCTGCAGTCGGAAGAACTCAGCGATGAGAACAGCTTCACGCAGCCGGACAGGATCGCTCCTGCCGTGCAAACGATTCAAGTGAATGACGGTAGTCTGGAGTATGAATTCCCTAAGTATTCAGTCACAGTTCTTAGACTAAAGGAAGGAGGCGGATGA
- a CDS encoding ABC transporter permease, which yields MNVIWYIAYLLMNHAILPSPGAVYEAMFQLGARDVALNVGYSLVRIFEGVLLALLLGLLVGLLMGRSPLWNRLLDPVVYLTYPIPKIALLPVVMLFFGLGETSKVLMIMLILLFQVIISVRDGVKAIPESTYDVLTSIGASTMQKFWHVTLPGALSVILSTIRISLGTAISVLFFTEIYGTEHGMGFFIMDAWLRLDYPEMYAGIMLFSLVGFVLFLLVDLLDYRFMKWRR from the coding sequence ATGAACGTAATCTGGTATATTGCCTATCTGCTGATGAATCATGCTATTCTGCCCAGCCCTGGTGCGGTCTATGAAGCTATGTTTCAGTTAGGAGCGCGTGATGTGGCGCTGAATGTCGGCTACAGTCTGGTCCGGATCTTCGAAGGGGTGCTGCTGGCGCTGCTGCTGGGTTTGCTCGTTGGTCTGCTGATGGGCCGCTCTCCGCTCTGGAACAGGCTGCTGGATCCAGTGGTGTATCTGACCTACCCGATTCCCAAGATTGCGCTCTTGCCTGTAGTGATGCTGTTCTTCGGCCTGGGGGAGACCTCCAAAGTGCTGATGATCATGCTGATCCTGCTGTTTCAGGTGATCATTTCCGTACGTGACGGTGTGAAGGCGATCCCTGAGAGTACATACGATGTTCTGACGAGCATCGGCGCGAGCACCATGCAGAAATTCTGGCATGTGACGCTCCCCGGCGCTTTGTCGGTCATTCTCAGCACCATCCGCATCTCGCTGGGAACGGCAATATCTGTGCTGTTCTTCACCGAGATTTACGGCACGGAGCATGGCATGGGCTTCTTCATTATGGATGCCTGGCTGCGGCTGGATTATCCGGAGATGTATGCGGGGATTATGCTGTTCAGTCTGGTCGGCTTTGTCCTTTTCCTGCTGGTGGATCTGCTGGATTACCGGTTTATGAAGTGGCGGCGGTAA
- a CDS encoding ABC transporter ATP-binding protein — protein sequence MSSSKNSGLRINNLHVAYQKGQLALGEMNLTLPEHGIYTVIGPSGSGKSTLLRAIAGLLPGYEGELLFNGRSVHDKETLIGLVPQNYGLLPWKTVRDNIRIAMKIARPGGGSSNRQEQDGKILHWLESMGIAQLAGRFPLSLSGGQQQRVAIARAFAILPTILLLDEPFSALDALTREGLQQIFIDNWQAHPATTLFVTHDVEEAILLGQKIIVMLPGQQEPPEILDNSAVFAMKHGDKRESDEYFEQSKRIRKVMMEKW from the coding sequence ATGTCCAGTTCAAAGAATAGCGGACTACGCATTAATAACCTGCATGTAGCCTACCAAAAGGGTCAGCTGGCGCTCGGAGAGATGAATCTGACCCTTCCGGAGCATGGGATTTATACGGTAATCGGTCCTTCCGGCAGCGGCAAATCCACGCTGCTGCGGGCGATAGCCGGACTGCTGCCGGGTTATGAGGGGGAGCTGCTCTTCAACGGCAGATCCGTCCATGACAAGGAAACGCTGATCGGACTGGTGCCGCAGAATTATGGGCTGCTGCCCTGGAAGACGGTCCGTGACAATATCCGGATTGCCATGAAAATTGCCCGCCCCGGCGGCGGAAGCAGTAACAGGCAGGAGCAGGACGGGAAAATCCTGCATTGGCTTGAGTCCATGGGAATAGCCCAGCTGGCTGGCCGGTTCCCGCTCTCGCTCAGCGGAGGGCAGCAGCAGCGGGTAGCCATTGCCCGTGCGTTCGCCATTCTGCCGACCATTCTGCTGCTGGACGAGCCGTTCTCGGCGCTGGATGCCCTTACGCGGGAAGGGCTGCAGCAGATTTTTATCGACAACTGGCAGGCACATCCGGCGACCACGCTGTTCGTCACCCATGACGTAGAAGAAGCTATTCTCCTGGGACAGAAGATTATTGTGATGCTGCCCGGTCAACAGGAGCCGCCGGAGATTCTCGACAACTCCGCGGTGTTTGCCATGAAGCATGGGGACAAGCGGGAGAGCGATGAATATTTTGAGCAGAGTAAGAGAATCAGAAAGGTAATGATGGAGAAATGGTGA
- a CDS encoding ABC transporter substrate-binding protein gives MKIAMLTAAVGLVAAGCGNSNNANAGNANTASTGNAAEAPAEAVTISLGLLPSIDAIPFIIAHEQGFDKQHNVNLDIQTFKSAKDRDVAFQAGKVDGLSADLVAISIYNEAGLDVKITSTTTGEFDLLTGNDEVKEVKDLKGKTVILSKNTSTQYTVAMMLKQAGLTEDDITVTEVPQIPTRLELLKNNKADAAVLPEPFVTMGKTAGLRVLSSTHSAGINPFVLAFPQSAIDAKGQGIRDMYAAYDEAVDYMKTHDQSEYIDLIIKEVGYPDTLKNEIQVPEYLPAYQVDVKEVEAAFAWAREKGLLTKNISAEDVISDVQFKE, from the coding sequence ATGAAAATAGCAATGTTGACTGCTGCGGTTGGCCTGGTAGCGGCTGGCTGCGGAAATTCCAATAATGCCAATGCAGGCAATGCCAATACTGCAAGTACCGGAAATGCTGCGGAAGCTCCCGCCGAGGCGGTTACAATATCGCTGGGCCTGCTGCCTTCTATTGATGCGATTCCGTTTATTATTGCTCATGAGCAAGGGTTTGATAAACAGCATAATGTAAATCTCGATATCCAGACCTTCAAGAGCGCCAAGGACCGTGATGTGGCTTTTCAAGCCGGCAAAGTGGATGGTCTCAGCGCAGATCTTGTAGCGATCTCCATCTATAATGAAGCGGGCCTGGATGTCAAAATCACCAGCACCACAACGGGTGAATTTGATCTGCTGACCGGAAATGACGAAGTCAAAGAGGTGAAGGATCTGAAGGGTAAGACGGTCATTCTGTCCAAGAATACCTCGACTCAATATACCGTGGCGATGATGCTGAAGCAGGCTGGCCTGACTGAAGACGACATTACAGTGACCGAAGTGCCGCAGATTCCAACCCGTCTGGAGCTGCTCAAGAATAATAAAGCCGATGCAGCCGTCCTTCCGGAGCCGTTCGTGACCATGGGCAAAACTGCCGGGCTGCGCGTTCTCAGCTCGACCCATAGTGCGGGAATCAATCCGTTCGTGCTGGCTTTCCCGCAGAGTGCGATTGATGCCAAGGGACAAGGCATCCGTGATATGTATGCCGCTTATGATGAAGCTGTAGATTATATGAAGACGCATGACCAGTCGGAATATATCGATCTGATTATCAAGGAAGTGGGTTATCCGGACACGCTGAAGAATGAGATTCAAGTGCCGGAATACCTCCCTGCTTACCAGGTGGATGTGAAGGAAGTAGAAGCTGCCTTCGCCTGGGCCCGTGAAAAAGGACTGCTCACCAAAAATATATCGGCTGAAGACGTGATCTCCGATGTCCAGTTCAAAGAATAG
- a CDS encoding Ger(x)C family spore germination protein, with protein sequence MPRQLNCIARLFLLLVLLPLLLTGCRSDERILEKLGMVQTTSYDLAENNRLRVTSCVPVIDPDSSVRRELLSTVTDSIKSARITFSRQTDLTVVSGQLRDALFGLSLAKAGLGDYTDTLLRDPSIALGVKVTVINGDASAILAKDYKPHTDTGRYINHLLEKEAAGNSIPNTTLYEFSRDYNDDGIDPVAPVVRDDGDKAVIDGIALFQEDRYMMKIPAQDGIFFGLFRDDLRQGEAAFNLGEEEGRPVVAMLSSILNSRKVKVQHLGGNHFKVDLLVNIQGSVLEYTGHHYLNKAEVRQGLEQDIADRITAKAEAMVRQMQQHNVDSLGIGIQVRNSLSYKEWSQMNWRDVYPQVEIECHTKVTIKDYGKYM encoded by the coding sequence GTGCCTAGACAGCTTAATTGTATTGCCCGGTTGTTCCTTCTCTTGGTTCTGCTTCCTCTGCTTCTGACCGGCTGCAGAAGCGACGAACGAATTCTTGAGAAGCTGGGTATGGTGCAGACGACGAGTTATGATCTTGCGGAGAATAACAGACTCAGAGTCACCTCATGTGTCCCGGTTATAGATCCGGATTCCAGTGTACGCAGAGAACTGCTGTCTACCGTCACAGACAGCATTAAGTCAGCCAGAATAACCTTCTCCAGACAGACGGATTTGACGGTCGTCAGCGGCCAGCTCAGAGATGCGTTATTTGGCCTATCCCTGGCGAAGGCCGGGCTGGGGGATTATACTGATACCCTGCTGCGGGATCCTTCTATTGCACTTGGCGTCAAAGTTACGGTGATTAACGGGGATGCCAGTGCAATTCTGGCCAAGGATTACAAGCCTCATACGGATACCGGAAGATATATCAATCATTTGCTGGAGAAAGAGGCGGCCGGCAATTCTATCCCGAATACCACGCTCTATGAATTCTCCAGAGACTATAACGATGATGGTATAGACCCGGTAGCACCGGTCGTCAGGGATGATGGTGACAAAGCCGTTATTGACGGCATTGCCTTATTTCAGGAGGACCGGTATATGATGAAGATTCCAGCCCAGGACGGGATCTTCTTCGGACTGTTCCGCGATGATCTGAGGCAGGGAGAGGCCGCGTTCAATTTGGGGGAAGAGGAAGGCAGACCCGTGGTCGCTATGCTCAGTTCCATCTTGAATTCGCGCAAGGTGAAGGTACAGCATCTGGGCGGCAACCATTTCAAGGTTGACCTCCTGGTAAACATCCAGGGTTCTGTGCTCGAATACACCGGACACCATTATTTGAATAAGGCAGAGGTGCGGCAGGGTCTGGAGCAGGACATCGCTGACAGGATTACAGCTAAAGCGGAAGCCATGGTCCGGCAAATGCAGCAGCATAACGTGGACAGTCTGGGGATTGGAATACAGGTAAGGAACAGTTTAAGTTATAAAGAGTGGAGCCAAATGAATTGGCGGGATGTCTATCCGCAGGTAGAGATAGAATGTCATACCAAGGTGACCATTAAGGATTACGGGAAATACATGTAG
- a CDS encoding GerAB/ArcD/ProY family transporter — protein MAGKLRPFHIAVLMHMTQSGIVIFILPRNLADYFGTNGWLFLVPCIVVSTFNIYLISLVFRLGQGRSVFEIMEQSIPRLALYPFYCGLASVWLVFGCMIGKKYVLIFQMLSFPTTNPMVFKLAVDVLAFLMITKGIYSISKAATLFFWLSAWMYLLMLWFFPAFRWERMTPFILKGGHDQFKGGLEIYSAYLGYELSILLFPYMDKNKKAMAGVHAGNLYLSLLYLSLAIICFGFFSLGQLKKLLYPLLDLLAYIQFPFIERLENLLYGLFLFPVLVTVVMYWWAAQESVRRMLPKLKSSLLTFLLTGISYGISFVPKTLDEVGVWITNLGYAVTGTAFGFPILLLLLLLIQRKGGGVRA, from the coding sequence ATGGCCGGAAAGCTGCGCCCTTTTCATATAGCCGTTCTGATGCATATGACCCAGTCCGGGATTGTAATTTTTATCCTCCCCCGTAATCTGGCCGACTATTTCGGTACCAATGGATGGCTGTTTCTGGTGCCGTGCATCGTAGTCTCTACTTTCAATATCTATTTAATTTCCCTGGTCTTCCGGCTGGGTCAGGGGAGGTCTGTGTTTGAAATTATGGAGCAGTCTATTCCGAGGCTGGCGCTGTATCCCTTTTATTGCGGACTGGCTTCGGTCTGGCTCGTTTTTGGCTGCATGATCGGCAAGAAATACGTGCTCATCTTTCAAATGCTGTCCTTCCCGACAACCAACCCCATGGTATTCAAGCTTGCAGTGGATGTTCTGGCCTTTCTGATGATTACCAAAGGAATCTATTCGATATCTAAAGCGGCAACTCTGTTCTTCTGGCTTAGCGCATGGATGTACCTGCTCATGCTGTGGTTCTTTCCGGCGTTCCGCTGGGAACGGATGACTCCGTTTATTCTGAAAGGCGGACATGACCAGTTCAAAGGCGGGCTGGAGATTTATTCCGCTTATCTGGGCTACGAATTATCCATATTGTTATTTCCTTACATGGATAAGAATAAAAAGGCAATGGCAGGTGTTCATGCGGGAAATCTCTATTTATCCTTGCTCTATCTCTCGCTGGCGATCATTTGCTTCGGATTCTTCAGTCTGGGGCAATTGAAGAAGCTGCTCTATCCCTTGCTTGATCTGCTGGCCTATATCCAGTTTCCGTTTATCGAGAGGCTGGAGAATCTGCTGTACGGCCTGTTTCTGTTCCCGGTTCTGGTTACGGTCGTGATGTATTGGTGGGCGGCACAGGAGTCGGTGCGAAGAATGCTTCCCAAGCTGAAGTCATCCTTGCTCACCTTCCTGCTGACCGGTATCTCCTATGGCATCTCTTTTGTTCCGAAGACTCTGGATGAGGTGGGGGTCTGGATCACTAATCTGGGATACGCGGTGACCGGGACCGCATTCGGCTTCCCTATACTATTGCTTCTGCTGCTGCTGATTCAGCGGAAAGGAGGCGGGGTCCGTGCCTAG
- a CDS encoding spore germination protein: MDPDAQNIPTLRHILDEFDQCADLSHRSFPELAVDIVYFPHTVDKELFIQEILIPFDRLPADEIDKLFQQSQFVRAEESKAAVISILEGCVAVFHREAVYLLDAYGPEVRSVQQSETETVIAGPHDAFVESASTNLSLIRRRIKSSHLKIIKCEIGEISKTNVYILYIKDIANQKYVQDLQNRINRIETDAINDGGTLTQFIEDMPNSVFPQFLTTERPDVAVSKLVAGRIITIIDNSPTALSAPSSFFEFFSSPDDYYQRWALGTALRLLRFLALVITISFTAMYVSVTTFHYEMIPEALLRTLAESRNRVPFPPVYEALLMEIMIELLREAGARLPTKIGQTIGIVGGIVIGQAAVQAGLTSNVLIIAVASSAIASFVIPSYMMSASIRLIRFGIIILTGIWGNMGLVMGIALIVIHLSSLTSLGSSYLTPVAPMKTGDWKDVFIRAPFSKLTSRPSQSRTANSVRQKNRKQE; this comes from the coding sequence ATGGATCCGGATGCACAGAATATTCCTACACTGCGGCATATTCTGGATGAATTTGATCAGTGTGCGGATCTCAGCCACCGGAGCTTTCCTGAACTGGCCGTTGATATTGTATATTTCCCGCATACGGTGGATAAGGAGCTGTTCATCCAGGAAATACTTATTCCCTTTGACCGGCTCCCGGCGGATGAAATCGATAAGCTGTTCCAGCAATCCCAATTTGTCAGAGCGGAGGAATCTAAGGCCGCCGTTATCAGCATACTGGAGGGCTGTGTTGCTGTTTTTCACCGGGAAGCCGTTTATTTGCTGGATGCTTACGGCCCGGAAGTTCGCAGTGTGCAGCAGTCCGAAACCGAGACGGTGATTGCCGGTCCCCATGATGCTTTTGTGGAATCCGCCTCTACGAATCTTAGCTTAATCCGCCGCCGGATCAAAAGCTCACATCTGAAAATTATCAAATGTGAAATCGGAGAAATCTCCAAGACAAATGTGTACATCCTGTATATCAAGGATATTGCCAATCAGAAGTATGTTCAGGATCTGCAGAACCGGATTAACCGGATTGAGACGGATGCGATTAATGACGGCGGGACGCTGACCCAATTTATTGAGGACATGCCGAATTCGGTGTTCCCGCAGTTTCTGACTACGGAAAGACCTGATGTGGCCGTGTCGAAGCTGGTAGCCGGGCGGATTATTACGATTATTGACAATAGCCCGACAGCGCTCAGCGCGCCCTCATCCTTTTTTGAATTCTTCTCTTCACCGGATGATTACTATCAACGCTGGGCGCTGGGGACAGCACTGCGGCTGCTCCGGTTTCTGGCCCTTGTCATCACGATCTCCTTCACTGCGATGTATGTGTCGGTGACCACCTTTCATTATGAGATGATTCCGGAAGCGCTGCTCAGAACCTTGGCAGAGTCACGGAACCGGGTGCCGTTTCCGCCTGTATATGAAGCGCTGCTGATGGAAATTATGATCGAACTGCTGCGGGAAGCCGGAGCGCGCCTGCCGACCAAGATTGGACAAACCATCGGGATCGTAGGCGGTATTGTTATCGGACAGGCTGCGGTGCAGGCCGGGCTGACCAGTAATGTGCTTATCATCGCAGTAGCTTCATCTGCTATTGCCTCCTTTGTGATTCCGAGCTACATGATGAGCGCCTCCATCCGCCTGATCCGCTTCGGGATTATTATACTCACCGGAATATGGGGCAATATGGGACTGGTAATGGGGATAGCCCTGATCGTAATTCATTTATCCAGCCTGACCAGCCTGGGCTCATCTTATCTCACGCCTGTCGCTCCAATGAAGACGGGTGACTGGAAGGATGTATTTATCCGCGCGCCCTTCTCGAAGCTGACCAGCCGTCCTTCCCAGAGCAGGACTGCCAATTCCGTCAGGCAAAAAAACAGAAAGCAGGAATAG